A stretch of Bombina bombina isolate aBomBom1 chromosome 2, aBomBom1.pri, whole genome shotgun sequence DNA encodes these proteins:
- the F2RL3 gene encoding proteinase-activated receptor 4 — MGSSGCLLNFSVSLLLLALWGDSFATQEYDDYNGEEQLNDTSLTENVLCPRSLPGDIVFWKNQTFLSISEHSREQLRSSITVVLIPSLYTVVFLVGLPSNGLALWVLATKVKKMTSTVFLINLAVADLLLILMLPFKISYYFLGNNWIYGEVMCRALTSCFYGNIFCTILLLMSISVDRYVAVVHPFFSRTFRSKFFAIFMCSASWLISFLSILPLTTLRQSYPLSETDLILCHDVLPRHEQARYLFLYFICLIALGFLLPLIIIIFCYVSVIRALMSSGEKYAYAVKLTALVLVIVVLLLTPSNIVLLIHYSEGCLHAYGDLYLTYMLCLAISSFNSCVDPFVYYYVSEEFRERVLDQFRRRSKMSISSAKTSKEMLPSSCSTSHSHSHSVL; from the coding sequence ATTATAATGGGGAGGAACAGCTTAATGACACAAGCCTCACTGAGAATGTCCTGTGTCCACGATCCCTGCCAGGGGATATAGTGTTTTGGAAGAACCAGACATTCCTCTCCATCTCGGAGCATTCTAGGGAGCAGCTTAGAAGTTCCATTACAGTGGTGCTCATACCCTCTCTCTACACAGTGGTTTTCCTTGTGGGTTTACCATCAAATGGCCTTGCACTTTGGGTGTTGGCAACCAAGGTCAAGAAGATGACTTCCACTGTCTTCCTGATAAACCTAGCAGTTGCTGATCTTTTGCTTATTCTCATGTTGCCCTTCAAGATCTCTTACTATTTCTTGGGCAACAACTGGATATATGGGGAGGTAATGTGCAGGGCCTTAACAAGCTGTTTTTATGGGAATATATTTTGCACTATCCTGCTCCTCATGAGCATCAGTGTGGATCGCTATGTGGCAGTGGTGCATCCTTTTTTCTCACGGACATTTCGAAGCAAGTTTTTTGCCATATTCATGTGCTCTGCTTCTTGGCTCATCTCTTTTTTATCCATCTTGCCTTTGACCACATTGCGACAGTCTTACCCCCTATCAGAGACAGATCTCATCCTGTGTCATGATGTCCTTCCTAGGCATGAGCAAGCAAGAtacttgtttttgtattttatttgcctTATTGCCTTAGGTTTCCTTCTGCCTTTGATTATCATAATATTTTGTTATGTTTCTGTCATTCGAGCACTGATGTCGAGCGGGGAGAAATATGCCTATGCAGTAAAGCTAACTGCCCTAGTATTGGTCATAGTAGTTTTATTATTGACACCAAGCAACATAGTGCTTCTGATCCACTACTCTGAGGGATGCCTTCATGCCTACGGTGATCTATACCTAACCTACATGCTCTGTTTGGCCATCAGTTCTTTCAACAGTTGTGTAGACCCTTTTGTATATTATTATGTTTCAGAAGAGTTCAGGGAGAGGGTGTTGGATCAATTCCGGAGGAGATCCAAGATGTCCATTTCCTCTGCCAAGACATCCAAAGAGATGCTTCCATCAAGCTGCTCCacgtcacactcacactcacactcagtattgTGA